In Pochonia chlamydosporia 170 chromosome Unknown PCv3seq00008, whole genome shotgun sequence, the following proteins share a genomic window:
- a CDS encoding NUDIX domain-containing protein produces MGMLSPQVRRSRRQEALTHQAETRGKQSFGTSESLERLFSLNTTTQRNILSRSPPYSILQLIVPPSLCIALMETDHKSNSIQSGPSSTFTADKSVTDLNVSLKEFLSSQPQFDSVSVGALVFDGSGAAKRILLVQRSEHDSNPSYWEIPGGSCDDADHTLLHSLSRELWEETGLHLRHISQLVGTGRDSSLGRSVVDTGAFFLSRSGLRMVKYSFVVDVQEPIRIRLDPNEHQTYLWASREECVEARVAGSSIKFINHQQETILEAFKLVCN; encoded by the coding sequence ATGGGCATGCTATCTCCGCAAGTTCGCCGTAGCCGAAGGCAAGAGGCATTAACGCACCAGGCAGAAACGCGGGGAAAGCAAAGTTTTGGCACAAGTGAATCTCTGGAACGTCTTTTTAGCTTAAATACAACTACACAACGCAATATTCTGTCGAGGTCGCCTCCATATTCTATACTGCAACTTATTGTCCCGCCTAGTCTGTGCATCGCTTTAATGGAGACAGATCATAAAAGTAATAGTATCCAATCAGGCCCCTCTTCGACTTTCACAGCGGACAAATCTGTCACAGATCTCAATGTCTCTCTGAAAGAGTTTTTATCTTCTCAACCGCAGTTCGATTCTGTCTCTGTCGGCGCTTTGGTATTCGACGGAAGTGGTGCAGCAAAGCGGATATTGCTGGTGCAACGATCAGAACACGATTCTAACCCATCCTACTGGGAGATACCCGGTGGTAGCTGTGACGATGCAGATCATACGTTGTTACATTCGCTATCACGCGAGCTGTGGGAGGAAACCGGGTTGCATCTGCGACATATcagtcaactggttggaACGGGACGAGACTCGTCGTTGGGGAGATCCGTGGTTGACACGGGTGCGTTCTTTCTGTCAAGAAGTGGTCTACGGATGGTGAAGTATTCATTCGTTGTCGATGTACAGGAGCCCATACGCATCAGGTTGGATCCTAACGAGCACCAGACGTATCTCTGGGCTAGCAGAGAGGAGTGCGTTGAAGCCAGAGTTGCGGGCAGTTCCATTAAGTTTATTaatcatcaacaagagaCGATTTTAGAGGCATTCAAGCTTGTGTGTAATTAG